One Streptomyces sp. NBC_00102 DNA segment encodes these proteins:
- a CDS encoding zinc-dependent alcohol dehydrogenase family protein, protein MRATVIHAPHDIRVEDVPDPVVQQPTDVVVRVLRACICGSDLWAYRGESARKPGQRIGHEFLGIVEQAGSDVTGFRAGDLVVAPFVWSDGTCAFCADGLHTSCPQGGFWGSEGSDGGQGEAVRVPFADGTLVKLPAEAASDDRLLTALLALSDVLGTGHHAAVGAGVKPGSTVAVVGDGAVGLCGVMAAKRLGADRIIALGRHTARTDIARAFGATDVVAARGEEAVAAVRELTGGAGAHSVIEAVGTEQSMRTAFGIARDGGAVGYVGVPHGSGTGLDLGDMFNRNVALRGGVAPVRAYIPELLPDVLDGTIDPSPVFDLAVGLDEVPAGYKAMDERTALKVLVKP, encoded by the coding sequence ATGCGCGCCACCGTCATCCACGCCCCGCACGACATCCGGGTGGAGGACGTGCCGGACCCGGTCGTCCAGCAGCCCACCGACGTGGTGGTGCGCGTGCTGCGCGCCTGCATCTGCGGCAGCGACCTGTGGGCCTACCGCGGCGAGTCCGCCCGCAAGCCCGGCCAGCGCATCGGCCACGAATTCCTCGGGATCGTGGAGCAGGCCGGCTCCGACGTCACCGGGTTCCGGGCCGGCGACCTCGTCGTCGCCCCCTTCGTCTGGTCGGACGGCACCTGCGCCTTCTGCGCCGACGGCCTCCACACCTCCTGCCCGCAGGGCGGGTTCTGGGGCTCCGAGGGCTCCGACGGCGGCCAGGGCGAGGCCGTCCGGGTCCCCTTCGCCGACGGCACTCTCGTCAAGCTCCCCGCCGAGGCCGCCTCGGACGACCGGCTGCTCACCGCGCTGCTGGCCCTCTCCGACGTGCTGGGCACCGGCCACCACGCCGCCGTGGGCGCCGGGGTCAAGCCCGGTTCCACCGTCGCGGTCGTCGGTGACGGCGCGGTCGGCCTCTGCGGCGTCATGGCCGCCAAGCGCCTCGGCGCCGACCGGATCATCGCGCTCGGCCGCCACACCGCCCGTACCGACATAGCCCGCGCCTTCGGCGCCACCGACGTCGTCGCGGCGCGCGGCGAGGAGGCCGTGGCCGCGGTGCGCGAGCTGACCGGCGGCGCCGGTGCGCACAGCGTCATCGAGGCGGTCGGCACCGAGCAGTCCATGCGGACCGCCTTCGGGATCGCCCGCGACGGCGGGGCGGTCGGCTACGTCGGCGTCCCGCACGGCAGCGGCACCGGCCTGGACCTCGGCGACATGTTCAACCGCAACGTCGCCCTGCGCGGCGGCGTCGCCCCGGTGCGCGCGTACATCCCCGAGCTGCTCCCCGACGTCCTGGACGGCACCATCGACCCCTCGCCCGTCTTCGACCTGGCGGTCGGCCTGGACGAGGTGCCCGCCGGATACAAGGCGATGGACGAGCGCACCGCGCTGAAGGTCCTCGTCAAGCCGTAA
- the tyrS gene encoding tyrosine--tRNA ligase has protein sequence MTDIVDELKWRGLFAQSTDEDALRKALGDGPVTFYCGYDPTASSLHVGHLVQVLTMRRLQRAGHRPLALVGGATGQIGDPRPTAERTLNDPATIAAWVTRLRSQIEPFLSFEGENAAVMVNNLDWTAGMSAIQFLRDIGKHFRVNKMLTKDSVARRLESQEGISYTEFSYQLLQSMDFLELYRRHGCVLQQGGSDQWGNLTAGIDLIHRVEPDATVHALATPLMVKADGTKFGKTEGGAVWLDPEMTTPYAFYQFWLNVDDRDISPYMRILSFKPQAELEELEKVTEERPQARTAQRALAEELTTLVHGADQCAAVIAASKALFGQGELGELDEATLGAALSELPHAKLSEPATLVDLLVEAGLAPSKSGARRTVNEGGAYLNNTKITEGDALPAAEDLLYGRWLVLRRGKKNLAVVEIAAG, from the coding sequence GTGACGGACATCGTCGACGAGCTCAAGTGGCGCGGGCTGTTCGCCCAGTCCACTGACGAGGACGCCCTGCGCAAGGCTCTTGGCGACGGTCCGGTCACCTTCTATTGCGGCTACGACCCGACCGCGTCCAGCCTGCACGTCGGCCACCTGGTCCAGGTGCTCACCATGCGCCGGCTCCAGCGGGCGGGCCACCGGCCGCTGGCCCTGGTGGGCGGCGCGACCGGGCAGATCGGCGACCCGCGGCCGACCGCCGAGCGCACGCTCAACGACCCGGCGACCATCGCCGCCTGGGTGACCAGGCTGCGCTCGCAGATCGAGCCGTTCCTCTCCTTCGAGGGCGAGAACGCCGCGGTCATGGTGAACAACCTGGACTGGACCGCGGGCATGTCCGCGATCCAGTTCCTGCGGGACATCGGCAAGCACTTCCGGGTCAACAAGATGCTGACCAAGGACTCGGTGGCACGTCGCCTGGAGTCCCAGGAGGGCATCAGCTACACCGAGTTCAGCTACCAGCTGCTCCAGTCCATGGACTTCCTGGAGCTGTACCGGCGCCACGGCTGCGTCCTCCAGCAGGGCGGCAGCGACCAGTGGGGCAACCTCACGGCCGGCATCGACCTGATCCACCGGGTGGAGCCGGACGCGACCGTGCACGCGCTGGCGACCCCGCTGATGGTCAAGGCGGACGGCACGAAGTTCGGCAAGACCGAGGGCGGCGCCGTCTGGCTGGACCCGGAGATGACGACGCCGTACGCCTTCTACCAGTTCTGGCTGAACGTCGACGACCGCGACATCTCCCCGTACATGCGCATCCTCAGCTTCAAGCCGCAGGCGGAGCTGGAGGAGCTGGAGAAGGTCACCGAGGAGCGTCCGCAGGCTCGTACGGCCCAGCGCGCGCTGGCCGAGGAGCTGACCACCCTGGTGCACGGTGCCGACCAGTGCGCGGCCGTCATCGCCGCGTCGAAGGCGCTGTTCGGCCAGGGCGAGCTGGGTGAGCTGGACGAGGCGACGCTGGGTGCGGCGCTCTCCGAGCTGCCGCACGCGAAGCTCTCCGAGCCGGCGACGCTGGTGGACCTGCTGGTCGAGGCCGGTCTCGCGCCGAGCAAGTCGGGTGCCCGCCGGACGGTCAACGAGGGCGGCGCCTACCTGAACAACACGAAGATCACCGAAGGCGACGCCCTGCCCGCCGCCGAGGATCTGCTGTACGGACGCTGGCTGGTGCTGCGCCGGGGCAAGAAGAACCTCGCGGTGGTCGAGATCGCCGCGGGCTGA
- a CDS encoding metallopeptidase TldD-related protein — translation MSRASKPYEIVERALALSTADGCVVIADETSSANLRWAGNALTTNGVTRGRTLTVVATVDGSEGTASGVVSRSGVTADELEPLVRAAEAAARAAGPAEDAQPPVTGVPASADFTDAPAETGSDVFADFAPALGEAFARARAGGRELYGFAHHEMTSTYLGTSTGLRLRHDQPNGTLELNAKSPDRSRSAWAGRATRDFQDVDPAALDAELARRLGWAERRIELPAGRYQTLLPPTAVADLLIYQLWSSTARDAAEGRTVFSRPGGGTRLGETLSPLPLTLRSDPHAPGLESAPFVIAHSSGDGASVFDNGLPLEPTDWIGAGRLDRLTTTRHTAALTGLPVAPAIDNLLLEGGGEQTLEEMVAATTGRALLLTCLWYIREVDPATLLLTGLTRDGVYLVEDGEVVGEVNNFRFNESPVDLLSRATEAGRTERTLPREWGDWFTRAAMPALRIPDFNMSSVSRGV, via the coding sequence ATGAGCCGCGCGAGCAAGCCGTACGAGATCGTCGAGCGCGCCCTCGCGCTGTCCACCGCCGACGGCTGCGTGGTCATCGCCGACGAGACCTCCTCGGCCAATCTGCGCTGGGCCGGCAACGCCCTCACCACCAACGGCGTGACCCGGGGCCGGACGCTGACCGTCGTCGCCACCGTCGACGGCTCCGAGGGCACCGCCTCCGGGGTCGTCTCGCGCTCCGGGGTCACCGCCGACGAGCTGGAGCCGCTGGTACGCGCGGCCGAGGCGGCGGCCCGCGCGGCGGGACCGGCCGAGGACGCGCAGCCGCCGGTCACCGGCGTGCCGGCTTCCGCGGACTTCACCGACGCCCCCGCCGAGACCGGCTCGGACGTCTTCGCGGACTTCGCCCCGGCGCTCGGCGAGGCCTTCGCCCGCGCCCGCGCCGGCGGGCGGGAGCTGTACGGCTTCGCGCACCACGAGATGACCTCGACCTACCTGGGCACGTCCACGGGGTTGCGGCTGCGGCACGACCAGCCGAACGGCACGCTGGAGCTGAACGCCAAGTCGCCGGACCGCTCCCGGTCCGCGTGGGCGGGACGGGCCACCCGGGACTTCCAGGACGTCGATCCGGCGGCACTCGACGCCGAGCTGGCCCGCCGCCTCGGCTGGGCGGAGCGCCGGATCGAGCTGCCGGCCGGGCGCTACCAGACCCTGCTGCCGCCGACCGCCGTGGCGGACCTGCTGATCTACCAGCTCTGGTCCTCGACGGCCCGGGACGCGGCCGAGGGCCGGACGGTGTTCTCCCGGCCGGGTGGCGGGACCCGGCTGGGCGAGACCCTCTCGCCGCTGCCGCTGACCCTGCGCAGCGACCCGCACGCGCCGGGCCTGGAGTCGGCCCCGTTCGTGATCGCGCACTCCTCGGGCGACGGGGCGTCGGTCTTCGACAACGGGCTGCCGCTGGAGCCGACCGACTGGATCGGCGCCGGCCGGCTGGACCGGCTGACCACCACCCGCCACACCGCCGCCCTGACCGGGCTTCCGGTGGCCCCGGCGATCGACAACCTGCTGCTGGAGGGCGGCGGCGAGCAGACGCTGGAGGAGATGGTCGCGGCCACCACCGGCCGGGCGCTGCTGCTGACCTGCCTCTGGTACATCCGCGAGGTCGACCCGGCGACGCTGCTGCTGACCGGGCTGACCCGGGACGGCGTCTACCTGGTGGAGGACGGCGAGGTGGTGGGCGAGGTGAACAACTTCCGGTTCAACGAGTCGCCCGTCGACCTGCTCTCGCGCGCCACTGAGGCCGGCCGCACCGAGCGGACGCTGCCGCGCGAGTGGGGCGACTGGTTCACCCGTGCCGCGATGCCCGCGCTGCGCATCCCGGACTTCAACATGAGTTCGGTCAGCCGCGGCGTCTGA
- a CDS encoding S8 family serine peptidase, with amino-acid sequence MAHLASRRVRAVALPVGLALTASLGFLPATTASAAPAPAVSQDGPKLSYVVNTEGSHKTVEQVEKAITKAGGTIVVSYDQIGVIVVHSQNPAFAATIRKVRGVESAGATRTNPIVPQSTTDVGAAAQPLTAAEAAGAAEGATASQDPLEPLQWDLPAMKADRSHAITLGSRNVTAAVIDTGVDDTHPDLAPNFDAAASANCVSGAPDTTPGSWRPAAGESDHGTHVAGTIAAAKNGIGVTGVAPGVKVAGIKVATSDGFFYTEAVVCGFVWAAEHGVDVTNNSYYTDPWLYNCKNDPDQGALVEALGRATRYAEGKGVVNVAAAGNSAEDLAAESIEDSTSPNDTVTEDRVIDPRTCLDIPSMLPGVVTVSATGAKGLKASYSNYGYGVVDVAAPGGDSTIYQKPEAPATSGLILSTLPGGKYGYKAGTSMATPHVVGVVALIESKHPHASPAAVKALLALEADATACGAPYDIDSDGTVDAVCKGGKAYNGFYGAGNVDALDAVRY; translated from the coding sequence ATGGCTCATCTGGCATCCAGGCGCGTACGTGCAGTCGCGCTGCCCGTAGGACTCGCGCTCACCGCTTCCCTCGGCTTCCTTCCGGCCACCACCGCCTCGGCCGCACCGGCCCCGGCCGTGTCGCAGGACGGACCGAAGCTCAGTTACGTCGTGAACACCGAAGGCAGTCACAAGACCGTCGAACAGGTCGAGAAGGCCATCACGAAGGCCGGCGGCACGATCGTCGTCTCGTACGACCAGATCGGCGTGATCGTCGTCCACTCGCAGAACCCGGCCTTCGCGGCGACCATCCGCAAGGTGCGCGGCGTCGAGTCGGCGGGAGCCACCCGCACCAATCCGATCGTGCCCCAGTCGACCACCGACGTCGGCGCGGCGGCGCAGCCGCTCACGGCGGCGGAGGCGGCCGGCGCGGCCGAGGGCGCGACCGCGTCCCAGGACCCGCTGGAGCCGTTGCAGTGGGACCTGCCCGCCATGAAGGCGGACAGGTCCCATGCGATCACCCTGGGCAGCAGGAACGTCACGGCAGCCGTGATCGACACGGGCGTCGACGACACCCACCCCGACCTCGCCCCGAACTTCGACGCGGCGGCCTCCGCCAACTGCGTCTCCGGCGCGCCCGACACCACGCCGGGTTCCTGGCGTCCCGCCGCGGGTGAGAGCGACCACGGCACCCACGTGGCCGGCACCATCGCCGCGGCGAAGAACGGCATCGGCGTCACGGGCGTCGCCCCGGGCGTGAAGGTCGCCGGCATCAAGGTCGCGACCTCGGACGGGTTCTTCTACACGGAGGCCGTCGTCTGCGGCTTCGTCTGGGCCGCCGAGCACGGCGTCGACGTGACGAACAACAGCTATTACACCGACCCTTGGCTCTACAACTGCAAGAACGACCCCGACCAGGGCGCCCTGGTCGAGGCGCTCGGCCGGGCCACCCGTTACGCCGAGGGCAAGGGTGTCGTGAACGTCGCGGCGGCCGGCAACTCCGCCGAGGACCTTGCGGCCGAGTCGATCGAGGACTCGACGAGCCCCAACGACACCGTCACCGAGGACCGGGTCATCGACCCGCGCACCTGCCTCGACATCCCGTCGATGCTGCCCGGCGTGGTGACCGTCTCCGCGACGGGGGCGAAGGGCCTCAAGGCGTCCTACTCGAACTACGGTTACGGCGTGGTCGACGTGGCCGCCCCGGGCGGTGACTCGACGATCTACCAGAAGCCCGAGGCCCCGGCGACCAGCGGCCTCATCCTGTCGACGCTGCCGGGCGGCAAGTACGGCTACAAGGCCGGTACGTCGATGGCGACCCCGCACGTCGTGGGTGTCGTGGCCCTGATCGAGTCGAAGCACCCGCACGCCTCGCCCGCCGCGGTGAAGGCGCTGCTGGCCCTGGAGGCCGACGCCACCGCGTGCGGAGCCCCGTACGACATCGACAGCGACGGCACCGTCGACGCCGTCTGCAAGGGCGGTAAGGCGTACAACGGCTTCTACGGAGCCGGCAACGTGGACGCGCTGGACGCGGTCCGCTACTGA
- a CDS encoding DUF3099 domain-containing protein, which produces MMGKRDDAEVFRITGARQGLADDVRGRQRRYVISMSVRTVAVILAAVLWNVERHISMVALALGLLLPYVAVVIANAGRENTPSLPSTFVPAPVRPALETGFGVAAGATTTRGSGPDDLSGTGADTASDGDGRTRYPHEHG; this is translated from the coding sequence ATGATGGGCAAGCGCGACGACGCGGAGGTATTCCGGATCACCGGGGCCCGGCAGGGGCTGGCCGACGACGTGCGCGGCCGGCAGCGCCGGTACGTGATCTCGATGTCGGTGCGGACGGTGGCGGTGATCCTCGCCGCGGTCCTCTGGAACGTCGAACGGCACATCTCGATGGTGGCGCTGGCCCTGGGCCTGCTGCTGCCGTACGTGGCGGTCGTCATCGCCAACGCGGGCCGGGAGAACACCCCTTCGCTGCCGTCCACCTTCGTGCCCGCACCCGTGCGACCGGCCCTGGAGACGGGGTTCGGGGTCGCCGCCGGCGCCACGACCACCAGGGGAAGCGGCCCGGACGACCTGTCCGGAACCGGCGCGGACACCGCGTCCGACGGGGACGGTCGCACCCGGTATCCGCACGAGCACGGATGA
- a CDS encoding GlsB/YeaQ/YmgE family stress response membrane protein has translation MSWLWAIIVGLVLGLIAKAILPGKQDIPLWLTTVFGIIGSILGNAVAAWIGVEDTKGIDWIRHVLQLIGAVAVVGVGDVVWQSIRGHGKQRT, from the coding sequence ATGAGCTGGTTGTGGGCGATCATCGTGGGCCTGGTTCTGGGCCTGATCGCGAAGGCGATCCTTCCGGGCAAGCAGGACATCCCGCTCTGGCTGACGACTGTGTTCGGCATCATCGGCAGCATCCTCGGAAACGCCGTCGCGGCCTGGATCGGCGTCGAGGACACCAAGGGCATTGACTGGATCCGGCACGTGCTCCAGTTGATCGGCGCGGTGGCGGTGGTCGGTGTCGGTGACGTCGTCTGGCAGTCGATCCGGGGACACGGCAAACAGAGAACCTGA
- a CDS encoding DUF485 domain-containing protein yields MATDAPPPESGSDTSPAQLTTETYIEVQASAEFAELRRSHRSFAFPLTVAFVTWYLLYVLLCNYADGFMSTEIAGNINVALVLGLAQFATTFLIAWFYSRHAATKLDPKAAAIKSRMEADA; encoded by the coding sequence GTGGCTACCGATGCACCGCCGCCCGAGAGCGGTTCGGACACCAGTCCGGCACAGCTCACCACCGAGACCTACATCGAGGTGCAGGCGAGCGCGGAATTCGCCGAACTGCGCCGGTCGCACCGGTCGTTCGCCTTCCCGCTGACCGTCGCCTTCGTCACCTGGTACCTGCTCTACGTCCTGCTCTGCAACTACGCGGACGGCTTCATGAGCACCGAGATCGCGGGCAACATCAACGTCGCGCTCGTCCTCGGGCTCGCCCAGTTCGCCACGACCTTCCTCATCGCGTGGTTCTACTCCCGCCACGCCGCCACCAAGCTCGACCCGAAGGCGGCGGCCATCAAGTCCCGTATGGAGGCCGACGCATGA
- a CDS encoding lysoplasmalogenase, producing MTGRSGTGPGGETRHARAARAAPLLLAAYLVLSAVDLVGLLAGADAAHLLAKPLLMPVLAAYAAVRGAPRWLIAALLFGWGGDVALMADDDTVFLLGMGSFALGHLCYLRLFGRARASRAAGAAYAVVLAAVLVAMWGDLPAGMRLPMTGYSLLLATMAWRSGALGRYAAAGGALFLLSDSMIATGIADWPQPPGHDVLVMLTYLAAQLLLTVGALGGVRGVTAGGAYRGKVETA from the coding sequence ATGACCGGCCGCTCGGGAACCGGTCCCGGGGGTGAGACGCGTCACGCGCGGGCGGCCCGCGCCGCACCCCTGCTGCTCGCCGCCTACCTCGTCCTGTCCGCGGTCGACCTGGTCGGGCTGCTGGCCGGTGCGGACGCTGCCCACCTCCTCGCCAAACCGCTGCTGATGCCGGTGCTCGCCGCGTACGCCGCCGTCCGGGGCGCACCCCGGTGGCTGATCGCCGCGCTGCTCTTCGGATGGGGCGGCGACGTGGCCCTGATGGCGGACGACGACACCGTCTTCCTCCTCGGCATGGGCTCCTTCGCCCTCGGCCACCTCTGCTACCTCCGGCTCTTCGGCCGGGCGCGCGCCTCCCGGGCGGCCGGCGCCGCCTACGCCGTCGTGCTCGCCGCCGTCCTGGTGGCGATGTGGGGCGACCTGCCGGCCGGGATGCGCCTGCCGATGACCGGGTACAGCCTGCTGCTCGCCACCATGGCCTGGCGCTCGGGCGCCCTCGGCCGGTACGCCGCCGCGGGCGGGGCGCTCTTCCTGCTCTCCGACTCGATGATCGCCACCGGCATCGCCGACTGGCCGCAGCCGCCCGGCCACGACGTCCTCGTCATGCTCACCTACCTCGCCGCCCAGCTCCTGCTCACCGTCGGAGCGCTCGGGGGCGTACGGGGGGTCACCGCGGGAGGGGCGTACCGTGGAAAGGTTGAAACCGCCTGA
- a CDS encoding cation acetate symporter, giving the protein MSAAQVAHPAVQLAAEGASDHRTLIITLFAVFVVATLGITVWAGRQTKSAADFYAGGRQFTGFQNGLAVSGDYMSAASFLGIAGSIALFGYDGFLYSIGFLVAWLVALLLVAEPLRNSGRYTMGDVLAYRMRQRPVRTAAGASTIVVSIFYLLAQMAGAGVLVSLLLGITSDGGKIAIVALVGLLMIVYVTIGGMKGTTWVQMVKAVLLIAGTLLITFLILLKFHFNISDLLGSAATNSGKGHAFLEPGLKYGATGTSKLDFLSLGIALVLGTAGLPHILIRFYTVPTAKAARKSVNWAIGIIGAFYLMTIVLGFGAAALLKPDDIIASNKAGNTAAPLAALEIGGGAGSTGGAVLLAVISAVAFATILAVVAGLTLASSSSFAHDIYANVIRKGKATEKEEVRAAKWATVAIGIVSIGLGAMARDLNVAGLVALAFAVAASANLPTILYSLFWKRFTTQGALWSIYGGLASSVLLVLFSPVVSSKPSSMFPDVDFAWFPLENPGLISIPLGFLLGWIGSLLSKEEPDKGKYAELEVKSLTGVAAH; this is encoded by the coding sequence ATGAGCGCCGCCCAGGTCGCGCACCCCGCCGTCCAGCTCGCCGCCGAAGGTGCGAGCGACCACCGGACGCTGATCATCACCCTCTTCGCGGTCTTCGTCGTCGCGACCCTCGGCATCACCGTGTGGGCCGGCCGGCAGACCAAGAGCGCCGCCGACTTCTACGCGGGCGGACGCCAGTTCACCGGATTCCAGAACGGACTCGCCGTCTCCGGCGACTACATGTCCGCCGCGTCCTTCCTCGGCATCGCCGGCTCCATCGCGCTCTTCGGCTACGACGGCTTCCTCTACTCCATCGGCTTCCTCGTCGCCTGGCTCGTCGCCCTGCTCCTGGTCGCCGAACCCCTGCGCAACTCCGGCCGCTACACGATGGGCGACGTCCTCGCCTACCGCATGCGCCAGCGCCCCGTACGCACCGCCGCGGGCGCGTCCACCATCGTCGTCTCGATCTTCTACCTGCTCGCCCAGATGGCCGGAGCGGGCGTACTCGTCTCGCTGCTGCTCGGCATCACCAGCGACGGCGGGAAGATCGCCATCGTCGCCCTGGTCGGCCTGCTCATGATCGTCTACGTCACCATCGGCGGCATGAAGGGCACCACGTGGGTGCAGATGGTCAAGGCCGTCCTGCTCATCGCGGGCACCCTGCTCATCACCTTCCTGATCCTGCTGAAGTTCCACTTCAACATCTCGGACCTGCTGGGTTCCGCCGCCACCAACAGCGGCAAGGGCCACGCGTTCCTGGAGCCCGGCCTCAAGTACGGCGCCACCGGCACCTCGAAGCTGGACTTCCTCTCCCTCGGCATCGCCCTCGTCCTCGGTACCGCCGGACTGCCGCACATCCTGATCCGCTTCTACACCGTGCCCACCGCCAAGGCGGCCCGTAAGTCCGTCAACTGGGCCATCGGCATCATCGGCGCCTTCTACCTGATGACGATCGTGCTCGGCTTCGGCGCCGCCGCACTGCTCAAGCCGGACGACATCATCGCCTCGAACAAGGCGGGCAACACCGCGGCCCCGCTGGCCGCGCTGGAGATCGGCGGCGGCGCCGGCTCCACCGGCGGTGCCGTGCTGCTCGCGGTGATCTCCGCCGTCGCCTTCGCCACCATCCTCGCCGTGGTCGCCGGACTCACCCTGGCCTCCTCCTCTTCCTTCGCCCACGACATCTACGCCAACGTCATCCGCAAGGGGAAGGCGACGGAGAAGGAAGAGGTCCGCGCCGCCAAGTGGGCCACCGTCGCCATCGGCATCGTCTCCATCGGCCTCGGCGCCATGGCCCGCGACCTCAACGTGGCCGGACTGGTCGCCCTGGCCTTCGCCGTCGCCGCCTCCGCCAACCTGCCGACGATCCTCTACAGCCTCTTCTGGAAGCGGTTCACCACCCAGGGCGCCCTCTGGTCCATCTACGGCGGGCTCGCCTCCTCCGTCCTGCTGGTGCTCTTCTCGCCGGTCGTCTCCTCCAAGCCCTCCTCGATGTTCCCGGACGTCGACTTCGCCTGGTTCCCTCTGGAGAACCCCGGCCTGATCTCCATCCCGCTGGGCTTCCTGCTCGGCTGGATCGGCTCCCTGCTCTCCAAAGAGGAGCCCGACAAGGGCAAGTACGCCGAGCTGGAGGTCAAGTCCCTCACGGGCGTCGCCGCGCACTGA
- a CDS encoding sterol desaturase family protein, which yields MEPNLPDVVLWSLPAFVLLTVVEMISYRFHPDEEAAGYDARDAATSVTMGLGSLGFDLLWKIPIVALYTAVYELTPLRVPLLWWTVPLMLLAQDFFYYWSHRGHHVVRLLWACHVVHHSSRKFNLTTALRQPWTSATVWPFYLPMVACGVHPAALAFCQSANLVYQFWVHTERVGKLPRPFEYVLNTPSHHRVHHASQGGYLDRNFGGILILWDRLFGSFTAETERPVYGLTKNIATHNPLRVATHEYAAIARDVRAATSWSERAGRVFRGPGWQPAGTTAAANAATTAAQRPPVTGATG from the coding sequence ATGGAGCCGAACCTGCCCGATGTCGTGCTGTGGTCCCTGCCGGCCTTCGTCCTGCTCACCGTCGTCGAGATGATCAGCTACCGCTTCCATCCCGACGAGGAAGCCGCCGGCTACGACGCCAGGGACGCCGCGACCAGCGTGACCATGGGTCTCGGCTCGCTCGGCTTCGACCTGCTGTGGAAGATCCCGATCGTCGCCCTCTACACGGCGGTGTACGAACTCACCCCGCTGCGGGTCCCCCTGCTGTGGTGGACGGTTCCGCTGATGCTCCTCGCCCAGGACTTCTTCTACTACTGGTCCCACCGGGGCCACCACGTCGTCCGCCTCCTCTGGGCCTGCCACGTGGTCCACCACTCCAGCCGGAAGTTCAACCTCACCACCGCGCTGCGCCAGCCCTGGACCTCCGCGACCGTCTGGCCCTTCTACCTGCCCATGGTCGCCTGCGGGGTGCACCCGGCCGCGCTCGCCTTCTGCCAGTCGGCCAACCTCGTCTACCAGTTCTGGGTACACACCGAACGCGTCGGAAAGCTGCCCCGCCCCTTCGAGTACGTCCTCAACACGCCCTCGCACCACCGGGTGCACCACGCCTCTCAGGGCGGCTACCTGGACCGGAACTTCGGCGGCATCCTGATCCTCTGGGACCGGCTCTTCGGGTCCTTCACCGCGGAGACCGAACGGCCCGTCTACGGCCTCACCAAGAACATCGCCACCCACAACCCGCTGCGCGTCGCCACCCACGAGTACGCGGCGATCGCCCGGGACGTCCGGGCCGCCACGAGCTGGAGCGAGCGCGCCGGACGGGTCTTCCGGGGCCCCGGCTGGCAGCCCGCCGGAACCACCGCCGCCGCCAACGCCGCCACCACCGCCGCGCAGCGTCCTCCGGTCACCGGGGCCACCGGATGA
- the moaA gene encoding GTP 3',8-cyclase MoaA, which yields MLIDTYDRVATDLRVSLTDKCNLRCTYCMPEEGLQWLGKSELLSDEEIVRLVRIAVELLGVTEVRFTGGEPLLRPGLVGIVEQCAALTPRPRMSLTTNGIGLGRTAAALKAAGLDRVNVSLDTLRPEVFKTLTRRDRHADVLDGLAAAHEAGLTPVKVNSVLMPGLNDDEAPELLAWAVDHGYELRFIEQMPLDAQHGWKREGMITAGDILASLRTRFTLTPEDDGARGSAPAERWTVDGGPHRVGVIASVTRPFCRACDRTRLTADGQVRTCLFAREETDLRTALRSGAADEEIARLWHVAMWGKKAGSGLDDPSFLQPDRPMSSIGG from the coding sequence ATGCTCATCGACACATACGACCGGGTGGCCACCGACCTGCGTGTCTCCCTGACCGACAAATGCAACCTCCGCTGCACCTACTGCATGCCCGAAGAGGGACTCCAGTGGCTCGGCAAGAGCGAGCTGCTCAGTGACGAGGAGATCGTCAGGCTCGTCCGGATCGCCGTCGAGCTGCTCGGCGTCACCGAGGTGCGCTTCACCGGCGGCGAGCCCCTGCTCCGCCCCGGCCTGGTGGGCATCGTCGAACAGTGCGCCGCGCTGACACCCCGCCCCCGGATGTCCCTCACCACCAACGGCATCGGACTGGGGCGCACCGCCGCCGCCCTCAAGGCCGCAGGGCTCGACCGGGTCAACGTCTCCCTGGACACTCTGCGGCCCGAGGTCTTCAAGACCCTGACCCGCCGCGACCGGCACGCGGACGTGCTCGACGGACTCGCCGCCGCGCACGAGGCGGGCCTCACCCCGGTCAAGGTCAACTCCGTGCTCATGCCCGGACTCAACGACGACGAGGCCCCCGAACTCCTCGCCTGGGCCGTCGACCACGGCTACGAGCTCCGCTTCATCGAGCAGATGCCCCTGGACGCCCAGCACGGCTGGAAGCGCGAAGGAATGATCACCGCCGGTGACATCCTCGCCTCGCTGCGCACCCGCTTCACGCTCACCCCCGAGGACGACGGGGCGCGCGGCTCCGCCCCCGCCGAACGCTGGACCGTGGACGGCGGCCCGCACCGGGTCGGAGTCATCGCCTCGGTGACCCGCCCGTTCTGCCGGGCCTGCGACCGCACCCGGCTCACCGCCGACGGGCAGGTCCGCACCTGTCTCTTCGCCCGCGAGGAGACCGACCTGCGGACCGCGCTGCGCTCCGGTGCGGCGGACGAGGAGATCGCCCGGCTCTGGCACGTCGCCATGTGGGGCAAGAAGGCGGGCTCGGGACTGGACGACCCGTCGTTCCTCCAGCCGGACCGGCCGATGTCCTCGATCGGCGGCTGA